In Deltaproteobacteria bacterium, a genomic segment contains:
- a CDS encoding winged helix-turn-helix domain-containing protein, which produces MPSTILVVEDEPDLAELVRFHLSQAGFAVEVAHSGSAGLTSIRRARPALVVLDLMLPDLSGTEVCREVRGDPKLRDLPILMLTARADEVDRVVGFELGADDYVTKPFSPRELVLRVRAILRRAEGEAEPAAVLRRGALQLDAERHRCTVDGAAVDLTAKEFRLLEVLMSRPGHVMTRQRLLDDVWGSDITVTERTIDTHLKRLREKLGGAGDLIETVRGVGYRLAD; this is translated from the coding sequence ATGCCGAGTACGATTCTGGTCGTCGAAGACGAGCCCGATCTGGCCGAGCTCGTGCGCTTCCACCTGAGTCAGGCGGGCTTCGCGGTCGAAGTTGCACATTCAGGGAGTGCTGGGCTGACTTCGATCCGCCGCGCGCGGCCCGCACTCGTCGTGCTCGACCTGATGCTCCCAGACTTGTCAGGCACCGAGGTCTGTCGCGAGGTGCGCGGCGATCCCAAGCTGCGCGACCTCCCCATCCTGATGCTGACTGCGCGTGCCGACGAGGTGGACCGTGTGGTCGGCTTCGAGCTCGGCGCGGACGATTACGTGACGAAGCCGTTCAGCCCGCGCGAGCTCGTGCTGCGCGTGCGCGCCATTCTGCGCCGCGCCGAAGGCGAGGCGGAGCCTGCCGCGGTGCTCCGCCGCGGCGCACTGCAGCTCGATGCCGAGCGGCATCGCTGTACGGTCGACGGCGCCGCCGTCGATCTCACGGCGAAAGAGTTCCGCCTGCTCGAAGTGCTGATGTCGCGGCCGGGCCACGTGATGACGCGCCAGCGCCTGCTCGACGACGTCTGGGGCTCCGACATCACCGTCACCGAGCGCACGATCGACACGCACCTGAAGCGCCTGCGCGAGAAGCTCGGCGGCGCGGGCGACTTGATCGAGACCGTGCGCGGCGTCGGATACCGTCTCGCGGACTAG
- a CDS encoding PAS domain-containing protein: MRARFIAGVVAIAFAAWLAGEAAHGLAAPLRALVVLGAALGLGALLVHAHVRRLEEVRGALDAVLAGAPRARIERSSSGAIGALSRAVDAVGAALRVRDASAAAARERLEAVLDAMVEGVLVLGPDGRVQLANARLRELFSVWGEVAGRTPLEVIRRADVDELLGLAGRTSEPVALDLALGDDGSLEVHARRFPAQGERQGVVAVFHDVSEIRRLESHRREFVANVSHELRTPLTAIQGYAETLAANDLEPERRKQYVETITRNAERLRALIEDLLELARVEGGKRTLAPEAIDASAFIAALLRELRPRLEARRLAASCVGAAQVLADRRALEQIVQNLLDNAVKYTEPGGRIEVRLSRDGARARIEVADTGIGIPERDRARVFERFYRVDKARSRDLGGTGLGLSIVKHLAQAMDGDIFVTSAEGQGSTFTVTLPAA, encoded by the coding sequence ATGCGCGCGCGATTCATCGCGGGAGTCGTGGCGATCGCGTTCGCTGCATGGCTTGCGGGCGAGGCGGCGCACGGCCTCGCGGCGCCGCTGCGGGCGCTCGTGGTGTTAGGGGCCGCGCTCGGGCTCGGCGCGCTGCTCGTGCACGCCCACGTTCGCCGCCTCGAAGAAGTGCGCGGCGCGCTCGACGCAGTGCTTGCGGGCGCACCGCGCGCGCGCATCGAGCGCTCGAGCAGCGGCGCGATCGGCGCGCTCTCGCGCGCGGTGGATGCGGTGGGCGCCGCGCTGCGCGTGCGTGACGCATCGGCCGCAGCAGCGCGCGAACGCCTCGAAGCCGTGCTCGACGCGATGGTTGAGGGCGTGCTCGTGCTCGGCCCCGACGGCCGCGTGCAGCTCGCCAACGCGCGCCTGCGCGAGCTGTTCAGCGTGTGGGGCGAAGTCGCGGGCCGCACGCCGCTCGAAGTGATCCGCCGCGCGGACGTGGACGAGCTGTTAGGGCTCGCGGGGCGAACGAGTGAGCCCGTCGCGCTCGACCTCGCGCTCGGCGACGACGGCTCGCTCGAAGTCCACGCGCGCCGCTTCCCCGCGCAGGGAGAGAGGCAAGGCGTCGTCGCCGTCTTTCACGACGTGAGCGAGATCCGGCGGCTCGAGAGCCACCGCCGCGAGTTCGTGGCGAACGTTTCGCACGAGCTGCGCACGCCGCTCACCGCGATTCAAGGCTATGCGGAGACGCTCGCTGCGAACGACCTCGAGCCCGAGCGGCGCAAGCAGTACGTCGAGACGATCACGCGCAACGCCGAGCGGCTGCGCGCGCTGATCGAGGATCTGCTCGAGCTCGCGCGCGTGGAAGGCGGGAAGCGCACGCTCGCGCCGGAGGCGATCGATGCCAGCGCGTTCATCGCCGCGCTGCTGCGCGAGCTGCGCCCGCGGCTCGAGGCGCGGAGGCTTGCGGCTTCCTGCGTGGGCGCCGCTCAGGTGCTCGCCGATCGCCGCGCACTCGAGCAGATCGTGCAGAACCTGCTCGACAACGCGGTCAAGTACACGGAGCCCGGCGGCCGCATCGAGGTGCGCCTTTCGCGCGATGGCGCGCGCGCGCGCATCGAGGTCGCGGACACGGGCATCGGCATTCCCGAGCGCGACCGCGCGCGCGTCTTCGAGCGCTTCTACCGCGTCGACAAGGCGCGCTCGCGCGATCTCGGCGGCACCGGCCTCGGGCTCTCGATCGTGAAGCACCTCGCCCAAGCGATGGACGGCGACATCTTCGTCACCTCCGCCGAAGGCCAAGGCTCCACGTTCACGGTGACGTTGCCCGCGGCTTGA
- a CDS encoding putative porin, translated as MKKSVRWILFACAAWFAATPALAADDAVIAEVLAILKERGIVDDAKHAELVAKNKEYEAKQSSLLSRVIWTGDFRARLENYWFDEDALGGEDDNRHRARYRLRLGAAVPVNEWLTAGFRLASGETENRSTNRTLGAGDDFDRDTFSLDEAYVQLKLPIDVGSTTVVFGKQSNPFVWKNGKDYMTWDNDYSPEGLSLRWTMQPSSSVNLFGNAGYFIIDENGSAKDPHFFGLQGGAHVQAAEKVAVGGRATWFSYGSLNTAFFTRHNAFGNVGLSDNSDGSISQLELSAYAKSTHVAEWPVLLHAHFTKNLDAVSLPGEGKQDTGWGVALEVGDAKQLALLGVGYYALEADFSPALYTDSDLTDGFTNREGWAFYATRQVLSNTELTLELFMSDALEKSSPLFNTSIADSERFRLRTDVVVKF; from the coding sequence GTGAAGAAGTCCGTCCGCTGGATTCTGTTCGCATGCGCCGCATGGTTCGCTGCGACGCCCGCTCTCGCCGCCGACGACGCGGTGATCGCCGAGGTGCTCGCGATCTTGAAGGAGCGCGGCATCGTCGACGACGCAAAGCACGCAGAGCTCGTCGCGAAGAACAAAGAGTACGAAGCGAAGCAGTCGTCGCTGCTGAGCCGCGTGATCTGGACCGGCGACTTCCGCGCGCGCCTCGAGAACTATTGGTTCGACGAAGACGCGCTCGGCGGCGAAGACGACAACCGCCACCGCGCGCGCTACCGGCTGCGCCTCGGTGCGGCGGTTCCCGTGAACGAGTGGCTGACCGCGGGCTTCCGACTCGCGTCCGGCGAGACCGAGAACCGCAGCACGAACCGCACGCTCGGCGCGGGCGACGACTTCGATCGCGACACGTTCTCGCTCGACGAGGCGTACGTGCAGCTGAAGCTGCCGATCGACGTGGGCAGCACCACGGTCGTGTTCGGCAAGCAGAGCAACCCGTTCGTCTGGAAGAACGGCAAGGACTACATGACTTGGGACAACGACTACAGCCCCGAGGGCTTGTCGCTGCGCTGGACGATGCAGCCCTCGTCCTCCGTGAATCTGTTCGGCAATGCCGGCTACTTCATCATCGACGAGAACGGCAGCGCGAAGGACCCGCACTTCTTCGGGCTCCAAGGCGGCGCACACGTGCAAGCCGCGGAAAAGGTCGCAGTGGGCGGCCGCGCGACGTGGTTCAGCTACGGCTCGCTCAACACCGCGTTCTTCACGCGCCACAACGCCTTCGGCAACGTCGGCCTCTCCGACAACTCCGACGGCAGCATCAGCCAGCTCGAGCTGAGCGCCTACGCGAAGTCGACGCACGTGGCCGAGTGGCCCGTGCTGCTCCACGCGCACTTCACGAAGAACCTCGACGCGGTCTCGCTGCCCGGCGAGGGCAAGCAGGACACGGGCTGGGGCGTCGCGCTCGAAGTGGGCGACGCGAAGCAGCTCGCGCTGCTCGGCGTCGGCTACTACGCGCTCGAGGCCGACTTCTCGCCCGCGCTCTACACCGACAGCGACCTCACGGACGGCTTCACGAACCGCGAGGGCTGGGCGTTCTACGCGACGCGCCAAGTGCTCTCGAACACCGAGCTCACGCTCGAGCTGTTCATGTCGGACGCGCTCGAGAAGTCCTCGCCGCTGTTCAACACCTCGATCGCCGACAGCGAGCGCTTCCGCTTGCGCACCGACGTGGTGGTGAAGTTCTGA
- a CDS encoding PstS family phosphate ABC transporter substrate-binding protein: protein MKTLPFVLALGIAAGIAAPAAARDQIRIVGSSTVYPFSTAVAEQFGRRGKFKTPVVESTGTGGGIKLFCSGVGDQTPDIANASRRMKDTELASCQAAGVKEVVEVKIGYDGIVIANAKKAKPVALKKQHIFLALAKQVPKDGKLVANPYKKWSEIDPSLPAIKIEVLGPPPTSGTRDAFVELAMEGGAKTFPMLAALKEKDENAFKAAAHAIREDGHYVEAGENDNLIVQKLVANPNAFGVFGYSFLEENTDKVRGNAVDGVAPSFDAIADGKYGISRALFFYVKKAHVGKVPGLKEFIAAFMSPAAASEDGYLADKGLIPLAAAERAAVVKSATALTAFALK, encoded by the coding sequence ATGAAGACTCTCCCGTTCGTTCTCGCCCTCGGCATCGCGGCAGGGATCGCCGCACCCGCAGCGGCGCGAGACCAGATCCGCATCGTGGGCTCGTCCACCGTCTATCCCTTCTCGACCGCGGTCGCGGAGCAGTTCGGCCGCCGCGGCAAGTTCAAGACGCCAGTCGTCGAGAGCACCGGCACCGGCGGTGGCATCAAGCTATTTTGCTCGGGCGTGGGCGATCAGACGCCCGACATCGCGAACGCCTCGCGGCGCATGAAGGACACGGAGCTCGCGAGCTGTCAGGCCGCTGGCGTGAAGGAAGTCGTCGAGGTGAAGATCGGCTACGACGGCATCGTGATCGCCAACGCGAAGAAGGCGAAGCCGGTCGCGCTGAAGAAGCAGCACATCTTCCTCGCGCTCGCGAAGCAGGTGCCGAAGGACGGCAAGCTCGTCGCGAACCCGTACAAGAAGTGGAGCGAGATCGATCCATCGCTGCCCGCGATCAAGATCGAGGTGCTCGGGCCGCCGCCGACTTCGGGAACGCGCGACGCGTTCGTGGAGCTGGCGATGGAGGGTGGGGCGAAGACCTTCCCGATGCTGGCCGCGCTCAAGGAGAAGGACGAGAACGCCTTCAAGGCCGCCGCTCACGCAATCCGCGAAGACGGCCACTACGTCGAGGCGGGCGAGAACGACAACCTGATCGTGCAGAAGCTCGTCGCCAACCCGAATGCGTTCGGCGTGTTCGGGTACTCGTTCCTCGAGGAGAACACGGACAAGGTGCGCGGCAACGCGGTCGACGGCGTCGCGCCGAGCTTCGATGCGATCGCGGACGGGAAGTACGGGATCTCCCGCGCACTCTTTTTCTACGTGAAGAAGGCCCACGTCGGGAAGGTGCCCGGCCTGAAGGAGTTCATCGCGGCGTTCATGAGCCCCGCGGCGGCCTCCGAGGACGGCTATCTCGCCGACAAGGGCCTGATCCCGCTCGCAGCGGCGGAGCGCGCGGCGGTGGTGAAGAGCGCGACGGCGCTCACGGCCTTCGCGCTGAAGTAG
- the pstC gene encoding phosphate ABC transporter permease subunit PstC — protein sequence MLFPALATIAALAALAFWLGRGRALAVSLAEGRLRARPNYYGGYVALWAALPALAATIAAALFAPAARGALLAALLAAGLAGAFFARRRVTAALNARVPVERATRIALGASSLVAILTTVGIIASLLFEAWRFFERVPMSEFLFGLQWSPQTAIREDQVGSSGAFGAVPVFAGTLLITLIAMSVAAPIGLLSAIYLAEYARPRVRALVKPLLEVLAGIPTVVYGFFAALTVAPAVRGFGERIGLDIASESALAAGGVMGVMIIPFVSSLSDDVIRAVPQSLREASLGLGATPSETIRRVVFPAALPGIVGALLLAVSRAVGETMIVVMAAGLAANLTANPLEAVTTVTVQIVTLLVGDQEFDSAKTLAAFALGLALFLVTLVLNVIALEVVRRYREQYE from the coding sequence ATGCTGTTCCCCGCACTCGCAACGATCGCCGCACTGGCAGCGCTCGCCTTCTGGCTCGGCCGGGGGCGGGCGCTCGCCGTTTCTCTCGCCGAGGGCCGGCTGCGCGCGCGGCCGAATTATTACGGTGGCTACGTCGCGCTCTGGGCCGCGCTGCCCGCGCTCGCGGCGACGATCGCAGCCGCGCTGTTCGCGCCTGCTGCGCGCGGCGCGCTGCTCGCGGCGCTGCTCGCCGCCGGGCTCGCCGGCGCGTTCTTCGCGCGCCGCCGCGTCACCGCGGCGCTCAACGCGCGCGTGCCGGTGGAGCGCGCGACGCGCATCGCGCTCGGCGCGAGCTCGCTGGTCGCGATCCTCACCACCGTCGGCATCATCGCCTCGCTGCTGTTCGAGGCGTGGCGCTTCTTCGAGCGCGTGCCGATGAGCGAGTTCCTGTTCGGTTTGCAGTGGAGCCCGCAGACCGCGATTCGCGAAGACCAGGTCGGCTCGTCCGGCGCCTTCGGCGCGGTGCCGGTCTTTGCGGGCACGCTGCTGATCACGCTGATCGCGATGAGCGTCGCCGCGCCGATCGGCCTGCTCAGCGCGATCTACCTCGCCGAGTACGCGCGACCGCGAGTGCGTGCGCTCGTGAAGCCGCTGCTCGAAGTGCTCGCCGGCATTCCCACCGTCGTCTACGGATTCTTCGCCGCGCTCACGGTCGCGCCCGCGGTGCGCGGCTTCGGCGAGCGCATCGGGCTCGACATCGCGTCGGAGAGCGCGCTCGCGGCCGGCGGCGTGATGGGCGTGATGATCATTCCCTTCGTGTCGTCGCTGTCGGACGACGTGATTCGCGCGGTTCCGCAGTCGCTGCGGGAGGCTTCGCTCGGCCTCGGCGCAACGCCGAGCGAGACGATTCGCCGCGTCGTGTTCCCCGCCGCGCTGCCCGGCATCGTCGGCGCGCTCTTGCTCGCGGTCTCGCGCGCGGTGGGCGAGACGATGATCGTGGTGATGGCGGCGGGCCTCGCCGCGAACCTCACCGCGAACCCGCTCGAAGCCGTCACGACCGTCACGGTGCAGATCGTGACGCTGCTCGTGGGCGATCAGGAGTTCGACAGCGCGAAGACGCTCGCCGCGTTCGCGCTCGGCCTCGCGCTGTTCCTCGTGACGCTCGTGCTGAACGTGATCGCGCTCGAAGTGGTGCGCCGCTACCGGGAGCAATATGAGTGA
- the pstA gene encoding phosphate ABC transporter permease PstA has protein sequence MSDAKRALLKKRYAAERRFRRVGLAAVGVALTALAVLLGSIVWQGVPAFTEHRVRLEVVLDEAEIDPDGSRDPELLAEANWAGLLKSALQAHFPEVESRSEKRELAELLSSGAAYDLADRVLANPKLIGTTTSLEALLSDDASLALRGEIDRDVPEEERVLSDAQLAWLDSLAERGLAREAFAARLLTSGDSREPELAGILGAAAGSFWTLLVTLALSFPLGVAAALYLEELAPKNRWTDLIEVNINNLAAVPSIVFGLLGLAVFLGWFGLQGSAPLVGGMVLALMTLPTVIIAARAAIRAVPPSIREAALGVGASQLQTVFHHVLPLALPGVLTGTILGMARALGETAPLLMIGMVAFIVDVPAGPLDPASALPVQIFLWADSPERAFVARTSAAILVLLTFLVLMNLAAVLLRSRFERRW, from the coding sequence ATGAGTGACGCGAAGCGCGCGCTGCTGAAGAAGCGCTACGCCGCCGAGCGCCGCTTCCGGCGCGTCGGCCTCGCGGCCGTGGGCGTCGCGCTGACCGCCCTCGCGGTGCTCCTCGGCAGCATCGTGTGGCAGGGCGTGCCCGCCTTCACGGAGCACCGCGTTCGGCTCGAGGTCGTGCTCGACGAGGCCGAGATCGATCCGGATGGCTCACGCGACCCGGAGCTGCTCGCCGAGGCGAACTGGGCGGGCCTCCTGAAGAGCGCGCTGCAGGCGCACTTCCCCGAAGTCGAGAGCCGAAGCGAGAAGCGCGAGCTTGCGGAGCTGCTCAGCAGCGGCGCTGCCTACGACCTCGCGGACCGCGTGCTCGCGAACCCGAAGCTGATCGGCACGACGACCTCGCTCGAAGCGCTGCTCTCGGACGACGCGAGCCTCGCGCTGCGCGGCGAGATCGATCGCGACGTGCCGGAAGAGGAGCGCGTGCTCAGCGACGCGCAGCTCGCGTGGCTCGACTCGCTCGCGGAGCGCGGCCTCGCGCGCGAAGCGTTCGCCGCGCGCCTGCTGACATCCGGCGACAGCCGCGAGCCCGAGCTCGCGGGCATTCTCGGCGCCGCAGCCGGCTCGTTCTGGACGCTGCTCGTCACGCTCGCGCTCTCGTTCCCGCTCGGCGTCGCCGCGGCGCTCTACCTCGAGGAGCTCGCGCCGAAGAATCGCTGGACCGACCTGATCGAGGTCAACATCAACAACCTCGCCGCGGTGCCGTCGATCGTGTTCGGCTTGTTAGGCCTCGCGGTCTTCCTCGGCTGGTTCGGGCTGCAGGGTTCGGCGCCACTCGTGGGCGGGATGGTGCTCGCGCTGATGACGCTGCCCACCGTGATCATCGCCGCGCGCGCAGCGATTCGCGCGGTGCCGCCGTCGATCCGCGAGGCGGCGCTCGGCGTCGGCGCCTCGCAGCTGCAGACCGTGTTTCATCACGTGCTGCCGCTCGCACTGCCCGGAGTGCTCACCGGCACGATCCTCGGCATGGCGCGCGCGCTCGGTGAGACTGCGCCGCTGCTCATGATCGGCATGGTCGCGTTCATCGTGGACGTTCCGGCTGGCCCGCTCGATCCCGCGTCCGCGTTGCCCGTGCAGATCTTCCTGTGGGCCGACAGCCCGGAGCGCGCGTTCGTGGCGCGTACGTCGGCGGCCATTCTCGTTCTGCTCACGTTCCTCGTGCTAATGAACCTCGCGGCGGTGCTGCTCCGCAGCCGCTTCGAACGCCGCTGGTGA
- a CDS encoding phosphate ABC transporter ATP-binding protein: protein MSFLTKISARGLNVHYGEKQALFDVNLDIPKQNVTALIGPSGCGKSTFLRCVNRMNDLIEICRVDGKLMLDGDDLYADGVDVVALRARVGMVFQKPNPFPKSIYENVAYGPRIHGLASKRADLDEIVITSLERAGLYGEVKERLHDSGTSLSGGQQQRLCIARAIAVSPDVILMDEPCSALDPIATARIEELIGELRESFTIVIVTHSMQQAARVSQTTAFFHLGRVVECGDTAQIFTDPRDKRTRDYITGRFG, encoded by the coding sequence ATGTCGTTCTTGACCAAGATCTCGGCGCGCGGCCTCAACGTTCATTACGGCGAGAAGCAAGCGCTATTCGACGTGAACCTCGACATCCCGAAGCAGAACGTCACCGCGCTGATCGGCCCGTCGGGCTGTGGCAAGTCTACGTTTCTGCGATGCGTGAACCGCATGAACGACCTGATCGAGATCTGCCGCGTCGACGGCAAGCTGATGCTCGACGGGGACGACCTCTACGCGGACGGCGTCGACGTCGTCGCGCTGCGCGCGCGCGTCGGCATGGTGTTCCAGAAGCCGAATCCGTTTCCGAAGTCGATCTACGAGAACGTCGCGTACGGCCCGCGCATCCACGGCCTCGCGAGCAAGCGCGCAGACCTCGACGAGATCGTGATCACGAGCCTCGAGCGCGCGGGCCTCTACGGCGAAGTGAAGGAGCGCCTGCACGACTCCGGCACGAGCCTCTCGGGCGGCCAGCAGCAGCGGCTCTGCATCGCGCGCGCGATCGCGGTCAGCCCCGACGTGATCCTGATGGACGAGCCGTGCTCGGCGCTCGATCCGATCGCGACGGCCCGCATCGAGGAGCTGATCGGCGAGCTGCGCGAGAGCTTCACGATCGTGATCGTGACGCACTCGATGCAGCAGGCCGCGCGCGTCTCGCAGACGACGGCGTTCTTCCACCTCGGCCGCGTGGTCGAGTGCGGCGACACCGCGCAGATCTTCACCGACCCGCGCGACAAGCGAACGCGCGACTACATCACCGGAAGGTTCGGATGA
- the phoU gene encoding phosphate signaling complex protein PhoU: protein MTRPVEPVLTNLRQQLLRMGSLAEAILEKSLQSLWRLDVALAREVKIDDLEIDRLDIAIDDLVLRILATQAPVADDLRNVIACKMIATDLERVGDLARNIAKSAERLATRASVETPPRLRTLAEEAQRILRRALDAFSEHDSARATDVLADDDQVDADEDAVIRSAIEEIATHPEFTAQEVDFILIAKNLERVADHATNIAEDVILATQARNVKHAAKLLA, encoded by the coding sequence ATGACGCGGCCCGTCGAGCCCGTGCTCACGAACCTCCGTCAACAGTTGTTACGGATGGGCAGCCTCGCCGAGGCGATTCTCGAGAAGTCGCTGCAGAGCCTGTGGCGTCTCGACGTCGCGCTCGCCCGCGAGGTGAAGATCGACGACCTCGAGATCGATCGGCTCGACATCGCGATCGACGACCTCGTGCTGCGCATTCTCGCGACGCAGGCGCCCGTCGCGGACGATCTGCGAAACGTGATCGCGTGCAAGATGATCGCGACCGACCTCGAGCGCGTGGGCGACCTCGCGCGCAACATCGCGAAGAGCGCCGAGCGCCTCGCCACGCGCGCGAGCGTCGAGACGCCGCCGCGCCTGCGCACACTCGCCGAGGAGGCGCAGCGCATCCTGCGCCGCGCGCTCGACGCGTTCTCGGAGCACGACTCCGCGCGCGCGACGGACGTGCTGGCCGACGACGATCAGGTCGACGCCGACGAAGACGCCGTGATCCGCAGCGCGATCGAAGAGATCGCGACGCACCCAGAGTTCACCGCGCAGGAAGTCGACTTCATCCTGATCGCGAAGAACCTCGAGCGCGTCGCCGATCACGCGACCAACATCGCGGAGGACGTAATCCTCGCGACGCAGGCGCGGAATGTGAAGCACGCAGCGAAGTTGCTCGCCTAG
- a CDS encoding histidine phosphatase family protein: MKLFLVRHAKAFSRNRWREDDELRPLTPAGDLQAEAIATALAEEHPRRLISSPHVRCVQTLEPLAQTTGLRIEQDARLAEGATLDGAALLLASLAAEPVVLCGHGDLLPVLLASLDADGVKPSEIECEKGSFWRVEADAGERPRATYWLPRDTSGAPSRRVGGPRAQRLAVLDLGSSSFHLLVADAEPGGAIHRVGRERVMLRLGALITEGGKIPRSAADAAVETVSQMRKDAADAGADRVIAVATAALRDATNSREVVARLSEALDERVRVLSGEEEARLIFRAIAQRLSLNDERALGIDLGGGSLELALGANGEVRWERSLPIGSVRIHQELGRDDPLTSAQQEAIAARVRDSLAPLRERVEGFAAQSAVAIGGTVRALYRLANALDEDTHRIPPDARLRRSELDALVAKLADSTHAGRMRMRGMSARRADLLPTGALIVREILRSLGLREVAVCDWGLREGVILDAIARS; the protein is encoded by the coding sequence ATGAAGCTGTTCTTGGTCCGCCACGCCAAGGCCTTTAGCCGCAATCGCTGGCGCGAAGACGACGAGCTGCGCCCGCTCACGCCTGCGGGCGATCTGCAGGCCGAGGCGATCGCCACGGCGCTCGCGGAGGAGCACCCGCGGCGGCTGATTTCGTCACCCCACGTGCGCTGCGTGCAGACGCTCGAGCCGCTCGCGCAAACGACGGGATTGCGCATCGAGCAGGACGCTCGGCTCGCGGAGGGCGCGACGCTCGATGGCGCGGCGTTGTTGTTGGCGTCGCTCGCCGCCGAGCCCGTCGTGCTGTGCGGCCACGGCGATCTCTTGCCCGTGCTGCTTGCCTCGCTCGACGCCGATGGGGTGAAGCCGAGCGAGATCGAGTGCGAAAAAGGCTCCTTCTGGCGCGTCGAGGCGGATGCCGGGGAGCGACCGCGGGCGACCTACTGGCTACCACGCGACACCTCGGGCGCTCCAAGCCGCCGCGTCGGCGGCCCGCGTGCGCAGCGCCTCGCGGTGCTCGACCTCGGCTCGAGCTCGTTTCACCTGCTCGTCGCGGACGCCGAGCCCGGCGGCGCGATCCATCGCGTCGGACGCGAGCGCGTGATGCTGCGGCTCGGTGCACTGATTACGGAGGGCGGAAAGATCCCGCGCTCCGCCGCGGATGCTGCGGTCGAGACCGTCTCGCAGATGCGCAAGGACGCGGCTGACGCAGGCGCCGATCGCGTAATCGCCGTGGCGACGGCGGCGCTTCGCGACGCCACCAACTCCCGCGAGGTCGTGGCGCGCCTGTCGGAGGCGCTCGACGAGCGCGTGCGCGTGCTCTCGGGAGAAGAGGAAGCGCGGCTGATCTTTCGCGCGATCGCGCAGCGCCTCTCGCTGAACGACGAGCGCGCGCTCGGCATCGACCTCGGCGGCGGCAGCCTCGAGCTCGCGCTCGGCGCGAATGGCGAGGTGCGCTGGGAGCGCTCGCTCCCGATCGGCAGCGTCCGCATTCACCAAGAGCTCGGGCGCGACGACCCGCTCACGAGCGCGCAGCAAGAGGCGATCGCTGCGCGCGTGCGCGACTCCCTCGCGCCGCTGCGCGAGCGCGTGGAAGGCTTCGCGGCGCAGAGCGCGGTCGCGATCGGCGGCACCGTGCGCGCGCTCTATCGGCTCGCGAACGCGCTCGACGAGGACACGCACCGCATCCCGCCCGATGCGCGCCTGCGCCGCAGCGAGCTCGACGCACTCGTCGCGAAGCTCGCGGACTCCACGCACGCGGGTCGCATGCGCATGCGCGGCATGTCCGCGCGCCGCGCCGATCTTCTCCCCACCGGCGCGCTGATCGTGCGAGAGATCCTGCGCTCACTCGGGCTGCGCGAGGTTGCGGTGTGCGACTGGGGCCTGCGCGAAGGCGTCATCCTCGACGCGATCGCGCGGTCGTAA